In Diabrotica undecimpunctata isolate CICGRU chromosome 9, icDiaUnde3, whole genome shotgun sequence, the DNA window tattttatagcaaatatttCTCACAGTAAACTAATCATGAGCCGAACaagagttttaattatattatttgtagatttgtacacaattaaattaaaaatttgaatgacaatattttttctaaaaagattcacctattaaaagttaaaatcatattttattttctacaaaaaaaaaaaaaatatgatgcATGAGTAAGACTTAAtcgataatttataaaatacaaaaatttaaggCTAAGCATTCTATACACACAGCCACTCGGCATCTCTATATGACAATATCCTAAACTTGCATTTGTTGCTCCACTCTatcatattttagaagcagtaATAGCATTCACATAAACACTACCTATTggtaagtaatggaaataaaatctagttcctgAATTGTTCCACAATAGCCTTGattaaaaaatgacattgaagtgTGCTTCTCTATGCCTCTATATTCATTGCATTGCCTTTCATATTGTGACAGATTAAACAGAAAATTCTTCATTTATAACTTGTCTAGTTTTCATTAgaatctttaaaataattttaaatttgtacaAATGTGGCAAGTAATTGAGAATGATCATTCTAAACCATGTTTGAACTCTATGATACAACTCAActacataaaataatatattccATACCCTATAATTTTGACTTGTAAATAAATTTACTCaacagttatatttttttatcacaaTTTTCTAATTTGTTATATTTCAAAGGTAAGAgtgtaagtaaaataattttattttccagAGAGTGTACTTATATACTTCATAATATAACCAGAGGTTGGACTTATATTCATAGTTCAACATATGAGGAACAAAAATTATGGCACTTTTACTCTTAAGAAGGTATCGAGAAGACAATGAAAGATCAGATGGTAAAAAATTTTCACATCAACAAAAACATTTATCTTGATCCTTCTCCAAAATGCCCAGTATTAGAGGAtgaaaaggaatatttttattagTCAGGAATATCATAGGAGCTTAAATGTACATAACTACTCTTTACTCACCATCATCTTGTTCTATTTCAGCTTTTATAGGACATTTCTTAACATCTAAATAATCAAATGTATCATTTGCACTTTCCCATTTAGGTTCCTCCTTAATGTCAATTGTAAAGGTATCCTGTAGAACTTCATCCCCTTCATTATCTAATTCTCTTTTGATAGTTGTCTCTCCAACTTCTTGTTTTATTTCAGTTTGATTAAACATGAGTGATGAGTGGCAAAAGTAtaaacaaagaatatagacgatATGGGCCTAGAATAACTTGTTCTCTGATATGGGCCCTATGGGATATATAGAAatagaagcgtctatattctttggttggTATAAAGTACATAGACAAATAGACATAGAAAGTGCGGTGAAGTTAAGTTAGCTACAAATACAAATGAAGGAACGTTTTATATTTGGCGCAGTGTTGCcatgttattttaataaataacgaaagagcatgcgatataatacttattaatattatgcattattttaaactaaaattttgtttacCGAACACACAAATTCATACAATTTAAATGTAGTCACGATCTGAACAAGTTCTAGTAACTAACCAGTGATGCCACACGAAGTCGAAGAGAAATCGTGATATCGGAAGAAATAAATCGCAAGAAATCGTGAGATTTCGCTACAGTTGAATTTTGAAGGAAATGGGAGTTTTTAAATGATATAtaattatacaaaactattttaaatacgttatattgttatatattaattaatatataagtacatatttaaaaattagtttaCTAGAAAAAGGCCTATTTtaggggaaccaccagtatcagatataattttaggaaattacctaccTACCTATATACTCTGCAAGCTATGGATTTATCGATTCAATATTAGGCAATGAttataaacattctttatagttttcATATCTCAAACACACACTTAAATCATTTTGGTCTGTTGATCCTTTAATACAAAATTTGGGCTATTCTTGAtatttaatgataaaatatacataaacatcagttgtTTATGGACCGATATTTACACTTTCAAAGcaataaagaaccttttaagctttgtttatattattttgtgtatattaattggaGTAGTGCAAGCACTAAGAGCACTTTAAAAATGCTGATTTTCTCGTATACATTTTATTAGGTACCCATTATTCATCTTGAGATTTAGTAACAgtctaaacattttaaaaaaacgtAAGATATGAGACGTcaatcgtgagatttgtcttcaattcgtgagatCTCACAATAAATCGTAAGGAGTGGCATCACTGTAACTAACTAATACATTAACAAAACGGTATTCGGTATTCAGATATCACTTCAtcccaaaattataagaaaatatctATGATAATATGCCAGAATAATCTGGCAactatactctgttttttaaccaggaggagtaaactaaaaagacagattcacacccaagaaagttactaaaaaagtcaccaaatacatcttcttttttggttgcttatctcggccttgcggtaatccagtaatcagtattgGACAACCTCATACGTCGATTCTAgcctaattttgtttgtttatgtttgaataataattttttccaattcacttccaatatattatttagtttttctaattacaataaaaaaatgttagactgttatgaagaagttgaagaatttttagagtttatttatcacattgtagaagaaaatcgtcTGGAACTTATATGAAAGCcatatattcgtgataaaattaaatctaaaatccaatcgaattttacaatatttcttcAGCGCATTCACTTAAACAACAAATATTGTAtgatactttataaaaatataagcAGTTTCTATGGGATTGCCCATTTTTCAAATGTACAGGTATAGACTTATTTTCATTATTCAGGCTCCATTAAATGAATTGTAGCTCTTTCTGGTCATAGAAGGGAGATTATGGGTATTGTTGTTGAACTTAAAAACTTTCTCTCTTATACACTGATTATAATACAATGCATAGAAGCCATCCCCCACTGGCATGTTCAGAATCAGTACACtagatgtatatatgtatatttttaggTAATGATCAAGAAAATAGTGCACATATAAGAACAAGAAATATTGTATTGTAGAAAAGCTATTTTGGAACCTGAAAAAGACAGTTTCCTTATTTTCAACAAGTTCTACAATccaaattaaatacatttcttgCAATAATATGTGCTACAGCATTACCTTACAATCTGGGTTTAAGGGAAAataatgatggtgatgatgattttGTAGAAAATGTTGATGTGttggtaaatagaaatgttaatgatGTGGAACAATGGTTAAATTATAGGAGACATtttattcaacaatttttttgcaTGAGAATGAGAATACTATTGAATATCatactaaatgttttttttttctattatttctcaAAATGTGATCATAATCATTGGTGTGACAACCTTTTTTGTTTGGGTTTTGATCTTTTCAGGAATACTTATTTCTCCATTCCAATCTATTTCAATGACTTATTCTAAGTATTTCTTCCTTACCTATATCTAATCTTTGGTCTTCCTCGTGTTATATGTCCATCTGACATTTGCTTATTTTGGAAAGTATTTCATCTTCTTTCATCTTTCCTCGTATTATGtggtcctattttgatgaatgttaatTTAACCCATTATGACTGTATGTATTAAAGAAACTaatatatgtttattaaaaatgtataataatagacaaattaacaattttttaatctaaaaatCTATTAACTAACAACAAACATGTGTTACATAAATGTAATGCTAGGTCATTATAGTATTGtagctaaaataaaataaattcttaagAAACACAACGAAATTTGTATTAAAACTAGAATGTCTTcatatgaaaaatataattattgcaGTCAATACACATGCGGACATCACATTTGTTACACATTGTTCGAGTACTACTGCTACACCCCTATCCTTCACAGCAACATCTTTTGTTGTTAGATATAGTTATTAAAAGGTGATTGTTTCCATCGCACCTTAGATTGTCTGATATTCTATTAAGCGAAACACTAAATTTCAAAGAACTGGGTCTTCCACCATGcatttgtatatttgttaagatATGACTAAGCAATACATCTTCTGAAATCTAATTGGGAAATCTTGGTGTAGTAGTACTTGCAGAGTATCCATCTGTTATTAATACTTGCATCAATGAGCCATGTGAAGATATACCACCATCACTTCTTTGAACGGATTCCAATTCTGTATGTAGATATGTTTTGGTCCATCAAATCGATTCCTcccatattattaatatttggcaATGATTTTAGGTGTTGGaatttgtacatattttttttcttatttactaTATATGACCACAGTTCCCACAGGAGTAGCACCATAAATTATAGATGCAGCAGCCAAAATGTTATTGTCTACTCACTTTATGAAATGTCATGATCCACATACCAAATTtgtcaattctttttttttctcagtAATGAACGAGTTTTAGGAATTGTGTCACCCCTAAAGGTTCCTgtaatatattcttttaatttcaatcGAGAGAGAGCAGCATAAAGTCCTACGATTTATCTCATTTAAGAATCTCCATACAGTTAATCAAATCAATCACCCTAACATTGAAAATTCTCTCAACATCGTAACTTTTCGGGTCAGACGCATGCACAAAGATCTAACTATGCTGTATAGTCTATTGCACTCCCATAGTTTCAGTCCACAACTGTTAGGAAAAATTAACCTTCATGTGCTTCTAGACAAACCAGGCTATTAACCTAATTACACATCATCGAACtaactatggatataattcttaTCTATCTAGGTCTGGCTAGGTTTGCAAATTAATAAGTATACAGATAGTTTGGATTGCTTTGAAAAGCAAAGTACCTACTTTTAAAGTGCAGTTAATATCTTGCCTGTGATTATTTGATGCCACTAGCtgtgtaaattattttaattgattttaaattattgtgacctagttttagtttttttgtgtttattttttgtctatgttagttttaattttaattttatgctATGTATGTGAGTAATtaggattttatatttttgtattatacgATTGTATTTAAATTGGGCATATTCTCGTAGacaaatcaataaattaattaattaatttcaaaagtTAACTATGTTTACATTAGTGAAAAGTTGAAAAACAACACATACTTCAAAGAGCCTAACGTTACATATAAGTAAATTTACAATTATTCCAAGCTGTTTTTATCAAACATAGACAAAGTAACTAACTATtttcacagacaacaacaaaaaatcactatttaacagtatttttgtaaaaatatgcgttttactctaaaaataaggtTTTTGCAGCACTTACTCGAAACAAATGTTATGCTCTATGATACTTTCTAAATTATATTTAGTTTAGACTGCAGTTACTCACTAACTAAAACAACTATCAGTATGACTTTCCACGGAAGGCTTCCTTATGTTTGTTTTGTATGCTTTATACCGTCATCTATGTGATTGTAGTCAAAATGAAACTTTATGTAAAGCCGACTAAATACATCTGCAAGTGTTACATAAAATTAACACTAGGTCATAATGGGTCATATATTCTTCTCCAtctgccttttttatttttctcctttGTATATATGTCAAGATTGTTCTGCCTAAAGTAGCCAATTCGCTGTCTTCGCTTTGAGTAAGTAACCAGATTTCAGATCCATATGTAAATACTGGATGTATTAAGGTTTTGTGCAATTGgaatttacttttttttgtaatatcttaTCTTGGTTGTTTAATTGAGCCCTGaatgattgatgatgatgaattggGTATGAATGGTTGGTCTTGCTATGTTAGATGCTATTTAGCCAGATTCCagtgtattgtttattttatctagGTACTTGTCTACTGCTACTCTATTATTGTACTTTCACTATATATGTTTTGAATTTATATAGTAATCTTCTGTCTTTCTCTTGTACCTATATTCAACTAGAATTTGTTTATTCTGAGAATATATTATTGAATCCTTGTAAAATGTTAGATATacctattcttttttattttatttctaaatatgtattttttatattcaattttaaaataaatgactATGAGTTTTCCtccttttaaataagtgtttatttGATAAACCTTTCcttaccaaaaataaaattaattacacatgTAAATAGCAATACATATACTATTTATGTAGATGACATAGTCTTCTTAACAAGAAGAAACTGGAGTTGTTTGGGAATTTGAAAAGTGAAGCAAGAAAATTACTAATGTTAATGGTAtctataaattttagtttgttacaTATAAAGCATtttaagattatatatatatatatatatatatatatatatatatatatatatatatatatatataatatataatagtagAACGATTTGTAAtctgtaattttaatttaatcagAACTACTTTATCCATCATGGCAATCTGAATTTTGCGAACTGCTGttttgaaaagatttgtggttgttgtgttgaaccatgtacgtagatttttcagccagaaaatCCTTCGCCTTTCTGGTTCAcgttttccttccacttttccagTCAAGATTAGTTgcagcagttcatatctttcgctgttcctcatgatgtgactgaGGTATTCTATTGTGGTTAGCAGGTCTTTTTCTTTTTGCGTTCTCAACAAAACatcctgattagtaacgtggtcggtataagatatcttcagaattcgacggtaaagccacatttcaaaagcctcaattttcttgcaattaTAGACTTTTATGGAAGGTTATTACTCTGGTTTGAACCCACCTATTGGAAAAGGTGGACTAATAATTATTCATATTGGATCTGAAACTGGCTTTGTAAATGGTGGTTTTTTAGAATGTACTTCAAGAACCACCAAAGAGTATCATGACAATAGAGGTATGTATTTGAAGAATATTTAATGGTATCAGACGGTTAGTAACATACCGCAAAATTCTGTTATAGTAATGGATAATGTTAATTGCCATTGTTGTTTAATTGAAAAACTACCAACTTTGGCTTTATAAAGGCATTATTTACTTAATTAGTTAAAAGGAAAAGAGATCACATTTGATAAAATGATGGTTAAAAAAGAACTCATGAATTATTGTTCAATAACACaaacaaaagtataaaaaatatgtaattagtGAAAAAGCTACATACATTCAAATTAGTTGATGTGAAAAGAATGTTGAGGAAGCTTTATCGAAAGTCACTGCAGAAAATTGGAAAGTATGTAGGTACACATACAGCATGCAAAAAGGATGAAGAAAAGTTAGGGAACTTAGATTTGTTAGTTGACTAATGCTTATTAGAAACCAATTATCATTGCACCAAACAACCAATTTCAGATTCACATGATCATAAACACGATATGATATATTAGGTATGTGAActgtgatatttatttttattcgaccTAAGGAGAACAGCATATagcaaattcaaatatttggtgAGTGACAATAATTGATAAAGAGGAAAGAAATACAAAAGAGACTACTAAAAGTAGGTAGTGCAATGGTATAATGTTCGTGACCATTGGCATTGTATGCTTGTAACACTTGGATAATGAATAAGAAAGATGAAATGAAAATATACATCTAGAGAAGGAAATTACTTTGAAGATACAAGTGATACAATTTATTCATCTTCTGAAGAACTTGTGTTACTGTCATTGCCAATTGGAATTATTAACGGCTCTATTACACTATCCATGATGCCATCTAATTTACACATTTTTTCCTCCACTTTGAGAATGTGATTAACACAATTTTGCCAATGTGTTGTGGTTACATTCTCGAGAGCTTGTAACAGaagtttttttacttctttaagtTTAAATGTCGTGTTTTTAAGTGCCACTTCATTTTTCACCTGGGCCCAAATTTTCTCAATGGGATTCAACTCGCAATGATATGGAGGCAGCCGCAGTACAATTTGACCATTTGTTTTAGCCATCTCATCAGTTACATACATATTATACTTATCTTTATTTACACGTACAAGATGTAAAAGTTCTGACCTAACCATCTCCATATCAAAaggaatgttttttatttgtaaccattcttgcatatatttctttgttgatgatgttgtcggaattttttctacttttcggCTGTGATATgatgcattatccattacaatgatagcgttttttggtaatttttgcaAGATACTATTAAACCAATTTTCAAAAACAGATGCATTCATTTCTTCATGGTAATCCTCTGTCTTTCTTCCCTCAAAAAGTAAAACCCCTTCATTAACAAATCCTAACTCTGATCCAACATGTAAAACTATGAGGCGTTTTCCTTTCCCCGATGGGTTTCTCAAACCAGTAGACAGCCCCTTAACGAATGCCTGTCTAGGGTTTTTTATGGCACAGTCCACCCACACTTTATCTTTGGTGTGACCTTCATTTACCCATGTTTCGTCAAGGTAATAAATGGGCCTACCTTCACTTCTGTACCTTTTTATAGAAGTTAGGTAATTACGCCTCCATCTGACAATATCATCACGTTCAATTAGAATACTTGTTCGACTTCTCTTCAAGTACCTACAAAACAATAGAATGTTACATTTAGACCAGGGCAGATCTGTGAAAAAAGTCTGTTTTTGGATATGAGAGGTGGCatgtggcattcggatttttgcagaaaaagttagGTAATAACTTCAATAATAACAATTGACTCATGCTCCCTCTCAAATATGTCCGGAgcattaataaaaacattaaaatatttaaaaattactaaaaatatcgatttttgtcTACTTTCTTTGCtcataactttaaaactattaaTTTTGGAGGAAAGTCgtacataaataaaacaaagataattaaatttcctataataTATGAGTGGTTAAAAATGTCTTCCAACCATTTAGGTTGTACTTAGGTCCTTCGTAATTGGtttagaaaatttttataatctacTCAAACCGTCCaccaaatttgaaattttttaaaaacttttagaacaaacattagACCATTTAGatgtttgcaattttttttaaatataaagacgCAGTCTACCGGTCTAATACACTACAGAATTGAAATCGTATTATTTAGGCGGTCTCAGcaatgttttaaagttataaacaatttttttgcttataaacaaatagattATTGAAAAAACCATACTGGAACAGACTCGGTAGACGCTTcttgtaaaagaaaaaaagttgaattgCGAGGAGTAGTTCCTGAGATACAACCGGTCAAATTTGACCGGTATTTGCGACGAAGCTATACCTAAACAGTAGGATGGTAACTTTTAAACCATTACCTTATTTTTTCGGTTCTCTTTCTCTATACATTTTTTCATATGTTTAAAACActcataacataaaataaaaatgttatgtttgttgcatatatttaagtttgtattacAGATGGTAAAGAAAGAGaagagaaaatataaaatatgatgGCAGATGAAGGATGAAGAGAACCGCATGATGGCAGAAGGTTAAGGTTAAGATTCGTAGCTTTTAGCAAAGCTTTGCTTTTAGTATTAGTATTATCAAAGAATATGTATTATATTCTTTGATTGTACTTACATACATATTAAAATTAGAGCCGTGCCCCACAATTTGTGAATTTTAAGTTGCTAAGGAAGTAACACAGAATCCATATATACAATTTATACATCTTCATTCTACATTTACAGTGGAATTGTTTAATGAATCAGTTACAAAATTGTCACGATCGGTGAAACGCCTGGAAGGAgcttttaaagtttttgaaatagATCACAATGTGAAATTATCTTATCTATTACATTATATGGGTCCTGA includes these proteins:
- the LOC140450445 gene encoding uncharacterized protein gives rise to the protein MEDNKRKDWYDKECEQASKDKDKARHSNVLILGVANSTIYRTIKEYKQTGTVRCPKNIGGRPSILATYDEKVKTSIRQIVHSFFFKNEMPTLNKILSEVNNRPDLPNMCRSLLYKFLKQINFKYLKRSRTSILIERDDIVRWRRNYLTSIKRYRSEGRPIYYLDETWVNEGHTKDKVWVDCAIKNPRQAFVKGLSTGLRNPSGKGKRLIVLHVGSELGFVNEGVLLFEGRKTEDYHEEMNASVFENWFNSILQKLPKNAIIVMDNASYHSRKVEKIPTTSSTKKYMQEWLQIKNIPFDMEMVRSELLHLVRVNKDKYNMYVTDEMAKTNGQIVLRLPPYHCELNPIEKIWAQVKNEVALKNTTFKLKEVKKLLLQALENVTTTHWQNCVNHILKVEEKMCKLDGIMDSVIEPLIIPIGNDSNTSSSEDE